One part of the Actinomycetes bacterium genome encodes these proteins:
- a CDS encoding CAP domain-containing protein, which produces MSRIPALRPLPVRLLAALLVYGAVLAGLLALPSAAKAAQYDTTSAGSLVAVMNSARASAGLRPLTVDSELTSVARGWTSRMASAGTLSHNPSLSGAVHGWTLLGENVGQGSSAAQIEAAFMASAPHRANILRAQFTDVGVGAVRGSDGRLWVTVDFKRRTSAAPVAPAPPVVTAPTTSQRASSSTRTSRSTVRTAVPKAVSAAKPVAAKPAAATPPKVLVRVPVRFPGPATARLANSAFNSTHHLRPAASR; this is translated from the coding sequence TTGTCCCGGATCCCGGCCCTGCGCCCCCTGCCCGTCCGCCTACTTGCCGCCCTCCTGGTCTACGGGGCTGTCCTGGCCGGGCTGCTAGCGCTGCCGTCGGCCGCCAAGGCCGCCCAGTACGACACCACCTCGGCCGGCTCCCTCGTCGCCGTGATGAACAGCGCCCGCGCCAGCGCCGGGCTGCGACCGCTGACGGTGGACTCCGAGCTGACCTCCGTGGCCAGGGGCTGGACCTCGCGGATGGCCAGTGCCGGCACGCTGTCCCACAACCCGAGCCTGTCCGGCGCTGTGCACGGCTGGACCCTGCTGGGCGAGAACGTCGGCCAGGGCAGCTCCGCCGCCCAGATCGAGGCGGCGTTCATGGCCAGCGCTCCGCACCGGGCCAACATCCTGCGGGCCCAGTTCACCGACGTCGGCGTCGGTGCGGTGCGGGGCAGCGACGGACGGCTGTGGGTGACGGTGGACTTCAAGCGCCGCACCTCCGCCGCCCCCGTGGCGCCCGCCCCGCCGGTCGTCACGGCGCCGACCACCTCGCAGCGGGCGAGCTCCAGCACCAGGACGTCCCGGTCGACGGTGCGCACGGCGGTCCCGAAGGCGGTGTCGGCAGCCAAGCCGGTCGCCGCCAAGCCGGCCGCGGCGACGCCGCCGAAGGTGCTGGTGCGGGTCCCGGTGCGGTTCCCGGGACCGGCGACCGCCCGGCTGGCCAACAGCGCGTTCAACAGCACTCATCACCTGCGTCCGGCCGCCAGCCGGTAA